In one Choloepus didactylus isolate mChoDid1 chromosome 1, mChoDid1.pri, whole genome shotgun sequence genomic region, the following are encoded:
- the LOC119528198 gene encoding PC4 and SFRS1-interacting protein-like translates to MTRDFKPGDLIFAKMKGYPHWPARGDEAPDGAVKPPTNKLPIFFFGTHETAFLGPKDIFPYSENKEKYGKPNKRKGFNEGLWEADNNPKVKFSSQQASTKQSNVSSDVEAEEKETSVSKEDTDHEEKASNEDVSKAIDVTTTKAARRGRKRKAEKQVETEESGVVTTATASVNLKVSPKRGRPAATEVKIPKPRGRPKMVKQPCPSESDMVTEEDKSKKKGQEEKQPKKQLKKDEEGQKEEDKPRKESDKKEGKKEVESKRKNLAKAGVTTTSDSEEEGDDQKGEKKRKGGRNFQAAHRRNMMKSQHEKEAADRKHKQEEQTETEHQTTCNLHINPVTEKRIQVEQTRDEDLETDSLD, encoded by the exons ATGACTCGCGATTTCAAGCCTGGAGACCTCATCTTCGCCAAGATGAAAGGTTATCCCCATTGGCCAGCTCGAGGAGATGAAGCTCCTGATGGAGCTGTAAAGCCACCCACAAACAAACTACCTATATTCTTTTTTGGAACTCATGAGACTGCTTTTTTAGGACCAAAGGACATATTTCCTTActctgaaaataaggaaaagtaCGGCAAGCCAAATAAACGAAAAGGTTTTAATGAAGGTTTATGGGAGGCAGATAACAATCCGAAAGTTAAATTTTCAAGTCAACAGGCCTCAACTAAACAATCAAATGTATCATCTGATGTTGaagctgaagaaaaagaaaccagtgTTTCAAAGGAGGATACTGATCATGAAGAAAAAGCCAGTAACGAGGATGTGAGTAAAGCAATTGATGTAACTACTACGAAGGCTGCccgaagagggagaaagagaaaggcagaaaaacaAGTAGAAACGGAGGAGTCAGGGGTAGTGACAACAGCAACAGCATCTGTTAATCTAAAAGTGAGCCCAAAAAGAGGACGACCTGCAGCTACAGAAGTCAAGATTCCAAAACCAAGAGGCAGACCCAAAATGGTAAAACAACCTTGTCCTTCAGAGAGTGACATGGTAACTGAAGAAgacaaaagtaagaaaaagggGCAAGAGGAGAAACAACCTAAAAAACAGCTTAAAAAGGATGAAGAAGGCCAGAAGGAAGAAGATAAGCCAAGAAAAGAGTCCGACAaaaaagaggggaagaaagaagttgaatcaaaaaggaaaaatttagctAAAGCAGGGGTTACAACAACCTCTGATTCAGAAGAAGAAGGAGATgatcaaaaaggtgaaaagaagagaaaaggtggAAGAAACTTTCAGGCTGCTCATAGAAGGAATATGATGAAAAGCCAACATGAGAAAGAAGCAGCAGATAGAAAACACAAACAAGAGGAACAAACGGAAACTGAGCACCAAACAACATGTAATctaca CATTAATCCAGTTACTGAAAAGAGAATACAAGTGGAGCAAACAAGAGATGAAGATCTTGAGACAGACTCATTGGACTGA
- the RPL14 gene encoding 60S ribosomal protein L14, with translation MVFRRFVEIGRVAYVSFGPHAGKLVAIVDVIDQNRALVDGPCTQVRRQAMPFKCMQLTDFILKFPHSARQKYVRQAWQKADINTKWAATRWAKKIEARERKAKMTDFDRFKVMKAKKMRNRIIKHEVKKLQKAALLKASPKKAPAAKGAAAAAAAAAKVPAKKMTTVGKKASAQKVPAQKAAGQKAGAPKAQKGQKAPAQKAPAPKASGKKA, from the exons ATG GTGTTCAGGCGCTTCGTGGAGATTGGCCGGGTGGCCTACGTCTCCTTTGGGCCTCATGCCGGGAAGCTGGTCGCGATTGTAGATGTAATTGATCAGAACAGG GCTTTGGTTGATGGACCCTGCACACAAGTAAGGAGGCAGGCCATGCCTTTCAAGTGCATGCAGCTCACTGACTTCATCCTCAAGTTCCCACACAG TGCCCGCCAAAAGTATGTCCGACAAGCCTGGCAGAAGGCGGATATCAATACAAAATGGGCAGCCACAAGATGGGCCAAGAAGATTGAAGCCAGAGAAAGG aaagccAAGATGACAGATTTTGATCGTTTTAAAGTCATGAAGGCAAAGAAGATG agaaacagaataatTAAGCATGAAGTTAAGAAGCTTCAAAAGGCAGCTCTCCTGAAAGCATCTCCGAAAAAAGCACCTGCTGCTAAGGGAGCTGCTGCAGCTGCAGCAGCTGCTGCTAAAGTTCCAGCAAAAAAGATGACCACTGTGGGCAAGAAGGCTTCAGCCCAGAAAGTTCCTGCCCAGAAAGCCGCAGGCCAGAAGGCAGGGGCTCCAAAAGCTCAGAAGGGTCAGAAAGCTCCAGCTCAGAAAGCACCTGCTCCAAAGGCATCTGGCAAGAAAGCATAA